Proteins co-encoded in one Pocillopora verrucosa isolate sample1 chromosome 1, ASM3666991v2, whole genome shotgun sequence genomic window:
- the LOC136283429 gene encoding uncharacterized protein yields MDDQRGELKGNLELPDFLKIPASNKSAQGNENFKVPHPPHAFRTSERNVTKPVLKKTLSTPIDRPVEKMDLMQELAAKLSKKTEPTKKNPSPRVDQQTEPNEILLDFNFNSRPQPQQAQNSQLAVNSEEKQKRTPRPRSCTDANVYAMEATPHGIRVETSNRPQPVADAEPRKNVAHVHPSIRPQASQPVTVNSLRGMHYATNPRRNTVDQIMHIPSTGSVKPQAVGRVSSKSSQNIRDISPAIYDVRPDPNHEGTLLKGYDNSVKYSSTPVDIPQRKLFSAYSLPEVNSQRAEVHIPSEGGPPPVPRRTVSSMDRRPRPKPIHNPKELLAGLENTPVSSTERVESPPNPDSSRVASPPPPPPTPPSGSMYDLQIADFSPPPSICASPEKTSRSPEDRDTKRSSLMSDSQNNTPPTRANSASFAGTVAYVTCQGKIPRDL; encoded by the coding sequence ATGGATGATCAGAGAGGCGAACTAAAGGGAAACTTAGAGTTGCCAGATTTTCTCAAAATTCCAGCCAGCAATAAGTCAGCTCAAGGAAATGAGAATTTCAAGGTACCTCATCCTCCTCACGCTTTCAGAACTTCAGAGAGGAACGTAACGAAGCCTGTCTTGAAGAAAACACTATCGACACCAATCGATCGTCCTGTAGAGAAAATGGATTTGATGCAAGAGCTAGCCGCAAAGTTATCAAAGAAAACGGAACCAACCAAGAAGAACCCATCGCCGAGAGTTGATCAGCAAACTGAACCGAACGAAATTCTTCTAGACTTCAATTTTAACTCAAGACCGCAACCGCAGCAGGCACAGAATTCCCAGTTAGCTGTTAACTCAGAGGAGAAACAAAAACGCACACCGAGACCCAGATCGTGTACAGATGCCAATGTGTACGCGATGGAGGCTACTCCGCACGGGATACGAGTTGAAACGAGCAATCGCCCGCAACCTGTCGCTGACGCGGAACCTCGGAAGAACGTTGCTCATGTTCACCCGTCAATACGGCCACAAGCATCGCAACCTGTCACTGTAAATAGCTTGCGTGGAATGCATTACGCTACAAATCCACGGCGCAATACTGTGGATCAAATTATGCATATTCCCTCTACAGGAAGCGTCAAACCGCAGGCAGTTGGAAGGGTTTCATCTAAATCCTCACAGAATATCAGAGACATATCACCTGCAATCTACGATGTGAGACCGGATCCGAATCACGAAGGGACATTGTTGAAAGGGTATGATAATTCGGTGAAATATTCAAGTACCCCCGTAGATATCCCTCAACGAAAACTTTTCTCGGCATACAGTTTGCCCGAGGTGAACTCCCAGAGAGCTGAGGTACATATTCCATCTGAAGGAGGCCCCCCTCCAGTTCCTCGGAGGACAGTTTCTAGTATGGACCGCCGACCCCGACCTAAACCTATTCACAACCCTAAGGAACTTTTAGCAGGACTTGAAAACACACCGGTGTCGTCGACTGAAAGAGTAGAATCACCACCGAACCCTGATAGTTCAAGAGTTGCAagccctccccctccccctcctacCCCACCCTCGGGCTCAATGTATGACCTTCAAATAGCCGATTTCTCTCCGCCTCCTTCGATTTGTGCTTCACCAGAGAAAACCTCTCGCTCGCCCGAGGATCGAGACACTAAAAGATCCTCGCTGATGTCAGACTCCCAAAATAACACTCCACCAACCAGAGCTAACAGTGCAAGTTTTGCTGGGACCGTAGCGTATGTGACATGCCAGGGAAAGATTCCCAGAGACCTTTGA